Genomic DNA from Salvia miltiorrhiza cultivar Shanhuang (shh) chromosome 1, IMPLAD_Smil_shh, whole genome shotgun sequence:
ATTGATAATGTTGGACGTGCATTTcgttttcattaattaatttctcttaGTATTTCTTTTAGATGTTGACTAGTTTATGTAgtacaatatttatttatgttgaCTAGATTAATTATGTGATGTGATGATGTGATGGTTCATAAATTTAACATGGTCTTCTCCTATTTCCCTCCTTTAATTACGCTTTAATTGACAATTAAAATCCCGGCCCCCACCTAATTCACCGACACAAAATATTTGACTGATTTCATCcgattatttttattagatctcttttacaaaataaaattctacCCGCATTTGACGGTGCATATGCAAAATAACTCATTTTTATAAAAACATATTAAAGCCGTTTTAATTATATGTGAAAATAGTGAAACTCTAATACTGAAGGGTGAAAATATTTTCTGTCGAGCGATGCTATCACCTCGTATATTTTACATGTCAACCAACCACATTATAATGGCTTAGTTAATAGCATTACTTTTAAAAGTAGTTGCTATCCACTTTTTTACAAGTTGCTTAAAATAACATGGCATCAACTTTTATTCCTTTCCAGCTGTGGTGGGAGAAAAATTCATGGCCCGGGACATCACTTTCCAGAACACGGCCGGGCCCAGCAAGCACCAAGCCGTGGCCCTTCGGGTGGGGTCGGATCTATCCGCCTTCTACAAGTGTGACGTGTTGGCCTATCAAGACACTCTCTACGTCCACTCCAACCGCAACTTCTTCATAAATTGCCTCATAGCCGGCACGGTCGACTTCATCTTCGGCAACTCAGCCTCGGTGCTTCAAGATTGCGACATCCACGCCCGCCGCCCCGGTTCGGGTCAGAAGAACATGGTCACGGCCCACGGTCGGACCGACCCGAACCAGAACACGGGCATCGTAATACAAAAGAGTAGGATCGGGGCGACTTCGGACCTGAAGTCGGTCCAAGGAAGCTTCCCGACGTATCTGGGAAGGCCGTGGAAGGAATACGCGAGGACCATCATCATGCAGTCGTCCATAACGGACGTCATACAGTCGGTCGGCTGGCACGAGTGGAGTGGCGATTTTGCCCTCGATACGCTAACTTATGGGGAGTATCAAAACACGGGGGCGGGGGCATCCACGACCGGCCGGGTCAAATGGAAAGGCTACAAAGTGATCACCAGCTCCACGGAGGCGCAGGGTTATACGCCGGGGAGTTTCATCGCCGCTGGGAGTTGGTTGCCTTCAACCGGCTTCCCTTATTCGCTAGGGTTGTGATTTGTATTCATCATATTCGTTTCCATTATTGAGGCTTCAGGCCCATATTTAAGGCCCATTTGAGTTGGATTAATAATCCCTAAGTGTGTAATTTAGTGGCCAGGCTTTGTGTCCAAATTAGGAATAAAGTGTATTTTTGTGGCTTGTAATAATATACTACTCCActattcaataaaaatgtaaGGGTTTTTAGCTTACTTCAATTTTCGATTAGACTAGTGTTTCACCCGTGAGATGTGCGggatatgtatatattttgttgaaatttcatccgtttaattaattttttaaaatatacatGAATGTGAATTTTGttaaagttattaaaattaaattcacattataaaaataataaaaatttatagtataatttattttaaaatttatcaacTTTCATAAAAATTCATAGGACGTTTACACGTAGTTGAGTAAGATGTTTGAATAATCAAGGCATCTATCTACACATATATAAAACTAGATCCATTAGCCAAAAATATTCCCGCATTTTTGCTTAATTTATAGTTAGAAGTTTGATTAAAGGTTGATTAATTTATGGAGTGATTTATATGTTGGGAGCGCATACAACATATATCTAACAAAAGTTTTAACCATCTCAATTAACTCCATATATAATGAGCCTAAATTTTGGGGattattatttcttaatatttCTTAATGCAGGCAATGAGACATTAATTTGGTTGATCGATTACAATAAAtgttattgtttatttaatatttttataaaaagtttttttttttcgttacGTGGCAATTCCTAAAATTTTCATTCCTGTTTTTCTAAATTCCGTTTTATTCCAAAATCTATCGATATGTAACTCCACCATACCCCATCTCCGggcatatatataaaatatgtttAGCTAATAGGAGTATTATCTTCATTATATATTTAGAAGCTATAATCAACCATTAATCGGCCTATTATGATGCAAAAAATTATGTAATTGTATATTGACTAAAACTACCGATGATAATGCAATCAATCAATCCATAATTTATGCATGGCACTAAACTTCAAGTTAATCCATAATAATTTATGTAGGGGTGGGAATCGAGTCGGGTTCGAGTACCCTATCCAAAAAAATTGGGTACCCAGACCCGAATTAGAAGCTAAATCATGTACTGAACTCGAAATTACTCGGTCAAATGTCAAGTCGAATACCCGAATTACCTGATTTCGCTTAATAGgttattcgggtaccctaatacccgattttctaaaaaaaatcgaaaatgtAGTGATGGTCGATATATACTCAATAGACCTCTGACGTGCTTTCATTTGCCTTTTcatttacttaatttttttttctttgtttctaaTTAGTCATCTGTTGTATCTTTGGTTCTGATCGCGATGAATTCTGCCTCGTGTGTATGATTTGAGATTTGAACGATGATTTATTCATGGAATTTTAGCTTCTAAATGTGTTCGCAGTAGTAATTCTTCTGAAGTGAGGAGAATTTACGAATTCCTCTTTGCCTGTTAATGTGGGTGTCAATATTTTACAATtgggttaattatagtttatagccTAAACTTtcacttttttcattttatagccttaactatatttattttttgtatatccTGAATTTTggtatattatttaattatagccCGAAAATGAAAATCAATATCGGAAGTCTAATTTGGACGGCCAAAAATCTGACTCAGATTGAAAAATGATGtggatattttatttttatttttaagccACATCATTAAATTACAAAAGAATAGATAAATGGAACATGTATGGAATTGATAATTGTCCATCTGTTTAGCATTGAAATTGCCCCAAAGAATAACACTGAAATTTTCATGCTGGAACAAAATGGAAGAACAATTTCAGCGAAAGAATCCACGCCATTTGTTAGACTTTATCTCCCAATGAAATTTTCGAACTCTtttgcactttttttttttttttttaactatcaACTTTATGTCCCAAGCATATTCAATTAAAAGTTTAGTTAAACACCGTGAAAATATGTTGTATAAATATTTGGTGTGTCACATATAAATGTATTGGAAGAACTTTTATGTTGTTCTCTGGCTTCCggaaaacaaacaaaacaaaaggagATTTAACAGTCACAGCAAAATTAAATCATGCACACCAAGCGTTCGATAAAACTCCTAGCAAAACTATatcatataaagataaaattaacaattttgcagattaaatagataaaaaaatagattaacaATTTTGCAgattaaatagataaaattaaCAATTTTGCAGATTAAATAGATTATGAATTTTGCAGATTAAATACACGTAAAATACTTTTATAACTCAAttccattattttttattttgttatttaatgATGTGgcttaaaaataaaactaaaatatccACATCAATTTTTTTGTAATCTGAGTCAGATTTCCGGCCATCCAAATCAAACTTCCGATATTGATTTTCATTTTCGGgctacaattaaaaatattataccaAAGTTGTggatatacaaaaaatatatcaTAGTTAAGGCTATAAATGAAAAAAGCTGAAAATTTAggctataaactataattaaccctTTAGAATTTGATTTAAATAGCTGAAAAGAAATCATCTATGAGGAAGCCAGTTTTTGCCAAGGTTGACCAGCTGCGCCACAAATGGGAATAATCTTGTAGCAAAGGTTTTGACTTTTGAGTTCGAAGATGGTACTGCATCTGTCAAACTAAGTTACACAACCAAGAtaaaaatttcatattttttgctGGAACAGGGAGTGGGATGCGGAAGAGTGGACGAAGAGTAGGGTTGAAaacttgaaattgaaattgaatttcagaattttttttatttaattaaatattttaaaatatacctaattttaaaattgggtATTTcaggtatacccgatacccgatttttccTACACCCTAATACCCGATATCGATCCGAtaccctaatttttcgggtatcgggtaccctattcCCAATCGAGTTTGGGTCGGTATCAGGTATACCCGATACACGAGCCCTAACTTCCCGACCctaaatttatgttatttgaatatttgaGTAACGTGAATGGAAAATTAAATCTTATATGTTACAAGCTATAAaataagggttaagtatcaatttggccactaacgtagaggcccctgtagctattaacaccctaataagggttaagtatcaatttggccactaacgtagaggcccctgtagctattaacaccctaataagggttaagtatcaatttggccCCTAACGTAGAGGTCCCTGTAGCTATTAACACCCTATGGGCAGCGGTGTGTCAATtaagcccctgaagtacctaatttccgccaattaacccctccgacttaacggacggttaacatcgttaactattttatttttttttaattttttttagtttattggtggtgggacccacaccatCTTCTTCGCCAAGCTCACCGGAAACACGCTGAAAACCTAATCCACCCCTTCCCCGAAAATCCGGCGTGGCGGCGACGATGGTGGCCGGCGGAGCTCGGCAAGGCGGCGCGTTGAGGAGGCTCAGCCGCTTTGTTGCTGCTCCTTTCGCTGCTATGGAAGACCGAAGGTGGCGCTTAGGGCTGAAAAAGGAGGGAGGGTGGTGACTTCGCGGTGGTGGTGCGGCAGAGCGCGACGGCGGCGCGGCCAAGCTGCGCGCGGCTGCCGACTGCTGCTGGAGTTGCTGTCGAGTTGCTGATGCTGTTGTTACGTCGTGGAGGAACGGCAACTGGTGGTGGTGGCGAGAAGCGACGACGGCGGTGGAAGGTGGCGGCTGCTGCCTTTGCGCAAGAGAGGGAGtaggccgagagagagagttgagcgtGAGAGATGAGATAGACGAGAGAGAGCAAAGCGTGAGAGAAAGATGTGAGCTTGTCGCCGATGCGACGCCGGAGTTTCGGGGAAGGGATGGATTAGGTTTCCGGTgagcttggtgaagaagatggtgtgggtcccaccaccaataaaataaaataaaaataaaaaattaaaatagttaacggttttaaccgtccgttaagtcggaggAGTTAATTGGTGGAAATtaggtacttcaggggcttagttgacacaccgCTGTCCATAGAGTGTTAATAGCTACAAgggcctctacgttaggggccaaattgatacttaactcATAAAATAATCGAGCTAATTGCTTGCAAATACTTTCATTATCCCTCAAGAAATATACATGCATCATATCTCATCATCAATTGCAtcattaatttcttaattttgtaaAGAATGTCTTTTCCTTAATTAGTTAACCCATGATAATTTAtgttatttgaatatttgaGTCATGTGAATGGAAAATTAAATCTGATTTGTTACAAACTATAAAATAATTGAGCTAAATGACCACAATATTGACAAAATCttttttatctaatgattattattatctatgtaaaatttcaatcaaaatatctaaatattttttctttcaaattttctattagttaGAATGAGCTTTTGGaacttttatttactttttatagatttgcatttcataattattttttttgaaacgttGATTGGCTGTACTTTCACAAACTATTAGTAAATTTTGGCGTTTTTTCAACTCTATAAAATTGTAaagtaaatacataaactttagctcGTTTTGAAATTTATCTCATTGGATGAATTACCTCTCGATGATCTTGAACCGATCACTAATTTTAATTTCGCTCAAATCAAAACTGACATGAGAAAATTTAAGTTGATATAATATACATACATTATATTAAcataacttatacaaaattatactaaaatatatacaatacatatgtatatatatatatacacatatgaTCAAAATTCAATcgctaaaaataaaattttgatcgttaaaaataaaaattaacaaaaaatacgatcaaaattaatatttataacgaccgaattttcgattGCTAAACTATcgttaaatttaaagatcgaaAATTTGATCGTTAGTGTTTGGAACGACCACGTAAATAGCGATCGATGGAAACAGTTAATGGTTAATTAACTAccgttttttgaattttaacaaCCAAATTTTTGATCGTTAAATTCGCATTTTTTTAGCAGTGTTCAAATTACAAACTTTCTGAGATATACCAGATTTGATTAATTTACATCCTTTTAATTCAATTCTCAAATACTATAAAATGTCTTGTACTGTGTATTTTTATGCTCACACTCTCTACCAAACTTTATTTCAGAACAAACAAAAAAGATTTTTCCAATGTTTTATATATGACACTTTATTTGATAAGAAAGAGTCGCATCATATCAAAGTAAATACCCTTAAATTACGAGAAAAAATAAGATGGATCCTTATAACACAAGCATATATTTTGAGTCTTTTGACCATTATAACTTTTTGGTTTTATGTCTTTTGTCCATTATTGATTTTGGatctaaaatattaaatattcaaATCAATTATATCAAATTATTGGCCATCCGGCCCAGATGTGATCGGCAGGGGTCCATTTGGcgatttgttattttttaaatccTATTATATTTTTGAATGTTTCATCATTCCAAATACAAAATGCTACTACAACATTTCTTACTTATAGTATTTTCTAATGATTAATGttacattttttatatataaatttaaaggGGAGGAATTATAAAACTTGAACGTCATATTTAATCCTTTCCGAATTATAAATCCATGTACTTGTACaaaatgttttatttaaaaGATAATATGATCCAAACAATGAAAgcatgtaaaaaaaataaatccaaaGAGTTTTATACCAGAGTTGTctcgtactccctccgtccgccaagattatgtcacaattactatatcgggcgtccgccaagattatgtcactttccttttatggcaatggtcccaccatcctctttaatattttatccttactaacactctttatttacaaaaaaaccactcaaaattcaatctcaaccactcatctcataaagtggtggaaccctttctccactacatcaaaatcatcaccaattttattaaatcccgtgcccaagcaaattgccataatcttggcggacggagggagtaatatatatatatatatatatatatatatatatatatatatatatatatatatatagggtagggttaatataaaaactcctcttaaaatgaaaactaggaaccaatttaaagccattgatttaaataaaatagagggctgagattaaactacagatgcacaatttcgattgcatagatgcacagtttcaattgcatagatgcacaatttcgatttgcttgagtattttgcattgttggtttcaattgcataaattgcatattttttaagtgcacagtaaaatataatagatgcacagtttcttttgttgactaaatcataaccattagatctaatatttaaaaggtcaagattaggttcctagttctcattttaacagaggtttttattagaacctcttcctatatatatatatatatgtgtgtgtgtgtgtgtgtgtgtgtttaacAAATTAAGATTTATCAAATGATACTTAAATTTACACATActtaaattttgttttaatttaaaaaaatctataatGATTCTCCATTTATCTTTATAATGACTCAAATCCCCCATATTAATGATTTGGGTAAGTCTCTTACCAATTAAATTGCACTTTGAAGTATTGGTCAACGTTGAGAACAAATACTATATTGTTGAATATATTTGGAGATTTGGTCAAAAAAGAATATTATAGCAAGGGCGCTTGTCATTTAAATTCATTCATACGGGTGAGGGGCTCGCCACTGAACTCGCCACAATCAATGgcaatcatttttttattttttatttggttAATTTTAAAAGTGCACCAAGTTATATATTCATCTTGTAATAGTCTTTAAAGCACTCATACAAAATGgacacatatttaattatatgaatGTGCTTTTAGATCAGCTGATGAAGCTTTGTGTACGCAAAAGaatttgaagtttttttttttttttttccccacaTATTATAGTGATGTCGGTCATTTCGTTGATTACGAGTCATCATGtgataacaaaattaatttataagatGTTGGTTGAATTCGAATACATGATTTTTCCATTCTACGAGCCAAGATACTTTaataaaacaattttgaaactttaaatcgtaataataataaagatgCCACATTAAAATAACTTTATTATGAGTTCCCTCGCCATAAGAAATGatgaattgaaaaaaaaaatgtaattttctCCATCTATATATTTTTGATACTACAATATATACCTTGATACATTTAAACCACTGTGATTTATAATATTAAACTAGACATAGAAATTGACATTAAAACAACATTGTATTTAGGGACTTTACCAAAATTATGTgagttaatagtgttttatgtcccgaactttcaatattttctataaaatgtctCGAACTTACATTTACTCCTAAAAGGTTCCGAACTTTCaacttttttcataaaatgtcccgctatacaaTATTTTCCACCAACAGTGGTTCATTATATGATTTTTCAACGATGaagattttcaaaatatttcatccgCGCGAGATAGGTTATCTTTATGTCaccaaattttgtatagcgggacaatttatgaaaaaagttgaaaattcaggactattttatgaaaaatgctgAAATTTCGGGatataaaacaatattaactcAAATTATGTTAATGTAATTTAAacaaaagaatcaaagaaatgaTCAGAAAgctcattttttttctaaaaaaatttgaTTAATATATATTGTAAATTAAAGCGCGTATTTGTGTGTAGAAATGTGAAAGCACATTATCTGACATACGTTAATCCAGCCACACACTAGATTTAAATCTCTCTTAAACTAATGATTAAACATACGCACGTCCCAAAACCAAAGAAGCatcgaagaagaagaaatattcaaattaaacaaaaactaaaatcaCTTTTTCAACTTCAATAAATAGCCAACTCGAAAAAACACAGAAACACCAGACACGCCTTTACACAAAACAAACCCAGACACCGAGTTAACTCAGTCATGGACACCGTCAATTCCTTCAAGGGCTACGGCAAAGTCGACGAGCGCGACGAGGCCGGTTTCCGCCGCAAAACTCGGAAGCGCCTCATCATCCTCGTCATTTCAGCAATTCTCCTGATCGCCTTGATCGTCGGCGTTGTCGCCGGAACCTTAGCTCACAGAAATAACAAAAATGGCAGCTCCGACAGAGCTCCGGCGACTACCTCGGCTGCGCTCAAGTCAATCTGCGGCGTGACTCAATACCCTGAATCGTGCACGACGAGTTTGAGCTCCTCCAACTCCGCCGATCCGGCGACGATCTTCCGGTACTCGTTATCCGTCGCAATGGACTCGTTAGAGAAGATCTCGAATCTTCCGACGGAATATATCGAGAAAAAAACTGACCTCGACGAAAAGACGAAGCAGGCGCTGCAGGTGTGCAGCGCCGTGCTGAGTGACGCCGTGGATTCGTTGAACGAAACTGTCGGCGTCGCCACCGCCAGCAATGGAAAACAATTGCTTTCCATCGCCGACGACTTGAGGACGTGGCTGAGCGCGGTGATCACCGATCAGGACACGTGCCTCGACGCCCTCGAGGAGGCGGGGGCAAATGCGACGGTGGTTGCCGACGAGTTCAGGTCGTTGATGGCGAACTCGACGGAGTTCGCTAGCAACAGCCTGGCCATCGTGTCAAAGGTGATCGCATTGATAGGAGGGTTCAAGATTCCGGCACACCGGCGGCTGCTGGGAGAGGTGGAGGATGGTTTCCCGGCGTGGGTTGGGGCGGCGGAGCGGCGGCTCCTCCAGGTGGAAAGGCCTACGCCGGACGTGACAGTGGCGATGGACGGCACCGGTGACGTGAAGACGGTGAATGAGGCGGTGAAGATGCTTAAGAAGAAGAGTAAGACGAGATTTGTGATCTATGTGAAGGCCGGAGTGTATGTGGAGAATGTCTTGTTGGAGAAGGCGCATTGGAATGTGATGATTTACGGTGACGGCGCCGCTGCGACTGTGATTTCCGGCAGCAAGAACTTTGTCGACGGGACTCCGACCTTTGACACGGCCACTTTCGGTGAGTGTCTCAATCtcgtattttattatatatatcaaatgaataaattttgtcatagtataattttttaattggcCTCAAATGGAgtaataaaattttaacaagTCATGCAAGAAAATGATGGTGCACGCAAGCTCGAGTTGCTTAAAAGAGTTCAAATCAATTTTGTTTCAATGCTACATTTTGAAATAAGTTcgatattttatttaaaaatataatctcgtatatgtatttttttatatataatctgATATATCAGCATTGCGTCAAATATATATCTTGCTTGCATGAAAAATATTATAGTTGAAATTAAGATGATGTTCAATATTATATCAtattgattttctttcttttatttttcaacttAGATTTCAAAATTGTAGCATCTTTCAAATCTGAGGGAAGCACACTACCAATTTATGATATGAAAATGTCAGATAACATGTGATTTGGTGCAATAATGCTCCAAACAGTTACATATGAATGTTATacttaattaatactactaGTTTTGAGACCCTACcatgtgtttttatttatttactaggTCAACATCATTATATTTGCCGCTCTCATTTTGGTAGTCAAAATCATGAACTTCCcacttttcatttattttttagagttataatatttgatttatgtaTACAATTATTAAATAGGAATGTATGCATATTAATTAGTTGGATATTTAGATATCTCATGTCTATTGAGTGTGGTGTCTAACACACTCATCTCATTCACATTAATAAAGTACATATTGACTGAGAATATAGTCTAATTTTTGTTGAAACTGACATGATTAGTAAATTAGAAAAAGTTGATTTGAAATGCTTTTGCTTATTTTTTGTCTTTACACAATCTAGATTATAAAGTGA
This window encodes:
- the LOC130990320 gene encoding pectinesterase 3, coding for MDTVNSFKGYGKVDERDEAGFRRKTRKRLIILVISAILLIALIVGVVAGTLAHRNNKNGSSDRAPATTSAALKSICGVTQYPESCTTSLSSSNSADPATIFRYSLSVAMDSLEKISNLPTEYIEKKTDLDEKTKQALQVCSAVLSDAVDSLNETVGVATASNGKQLLSIADDLRTWLSAVITDQDTCLDALEEAGANATVVADEFRSLMANSTEFASNSLAIVSKVIALIGGFKIPAHRRLLGEVEDGFPAWVGAAERRLLQVERPTPDVTVAMDGTGDVKTVNEAVKMLKKKSKTRFVIYVKAGVYVENVLLEKAHWNVMIYGDGAAATVISGSKNFVDGTPTFDTATFAVAGKGFIGRDIGFKNTAGALKHQAVALRSGSDQSVFHRCSFDAFQDTLYPHSNRQFYRDCNVTGTIDFIFGNAAVVFQNCNIMPRQPMSNQFVTITAQGKKDPNQNTGISIQRCVIKPFDGLKAPTYLGRPWKDYSTTIVMQTEIGGFLNPLGWISWVKDVEPPKSIFYAEYRNTGPGASTAGRVKWAGYRPAVTTAEAFKYTVNSFIQGPSWLPDANVAFDST